A stretch of Fundulus heteroclitus isolate FHET01 unplaced genomic scaffold, MU-UCD_Fhet_4.1 scaffold_106, whole genome shotgun sequence DNA encodes these proteins:
- the tacc2 gene encoding transforming acidic coiled-coil-containing protein 2 isoform X13 → MAVTTWQALSPLQWARWGWDTLLGGAGDRDSPGSDPALGLLQRLSWGSRHDNMIRAAGEAARQRSSDSDGAFETPESTTPVKAASPAEPQRELLESDDKGVNDPEGDLTSDAAAANSPCRSPSIVFDENKPIAASGTYNFDFFAAEPTSHTLTRSLSLQGGELNSPGLLEGAAPEAFRQHSESFSVGTENTPGKLRRPKKVSPGSVKKKPLFRQNSNPDSSKPASSSSTPEITQRAKPRTASPLLTQEDPEVGSAIPSPGGTLRRARKSRVETPPPLLEETNQTCQQESKGAPALPLCQEEAPPAESVTDKDNSPIPPSASYKWDPDNFENIDPFSTGGSKIANSPVLGRKGPICGPASSPPRSPPVPAAEPPHHTAIAPLEELTANPEEQPILPKRQPVRLEFDYSEEGCEASQQAAPPLKKAGKKPAKMLARKPKLGLKKATPPQVEQLDNNPAATHNGSDEIPIPKVSYNIEPDKWDDPNFNPFSSKKSISNSPKLSRPSYTFDPNEADESADPFKSSNKMACSPPRAPAAFEMSPNDYENDNDNVGELEDQNQNKPAKKKKAPLKSNTFRVKRSPKKSPLSDTSQDPTSADESPSLHQQDDHATDEEKLASSTGHKWAARHGMDQDLNPDHQDIPQPCDVTTFVNENSLPQENPVQDYEIEYMEKIGSSSPPLSLKKPSLYLNLDSVSENLTKTTCGHGSEPSSPCTGSFEEMEAQISAGMKTPVLSPRPGPEGSAGDKGRKRESEALSRTQSIEMEEQPYSQGPVEAPAPAPAPAPAMPPLLDRLSESEDPLRYLEPDLAETNPTAFAQKLQEELVLAALRLEALQVAQSISQCPSLSTVTPQRRDMLSSAESSIPKSSLYAKTTSGSSGYNDGESPHLPRDLDQSLDIAREEIVSKEKEVLEWQRKYEDSRQEVVEMRRIVAEYEKTIAQMIGMPEDDQKEKSLSHHTIQQLIIEKDQALADLNSVEKSLADLFRRYEKMKDVLDGFRKNEEVLKKCAQEYLSRVRKEEQRYQALKIHAEEKLDKANAEIAQVRVKAKQEQAAHQASLRKEQMKVDSLERTLEQKNKEIEELTKICDELIAKMGKS, encoded by the exons ATGGCAGTGACTACGTGGCAGGCTCTGTCTCCTCTGCAGTGGGCCCGGTGGGGCTGGGACACGCTCCTGGGAGGGGCAGGAGACAGGGACAGCCCGGGTTCTGATCCAGCTCTGGGGCTGCTGCAGCGTCTCTCCTGGGGTTCTCGCCATGACAACATGATAAGGGCTGCTGGGGAGGCAGCCAGACAGAG GAGCTCGGACTCTGACGGTGCTTTTGAAACTCCTGAATCTACAACTCCGGTGAAGGCTGCTTCTCCCGCTGAGCCCCAAAGAGAGCTGCTGGAATCTGACGACAAAG GTGTCAACGACCCAGAAGGGGATCTCACTTCAGACGCCGCTGCGGCCAATTCCCCCTGTCGCTCCCCGTCTATCGTCTTTGATGAGAACAAACCCATCGCTGCGAGTGGGACATACAACTTTGACTTTTTCGCCGCAGAGCCGACGAGTCACACCCTGACCCGCTCTCTCAGCCTCCAGGGGGGGGAGCTCAATAGCCCCGGTCTGCTGGAGGGCGCGGCCCCAGAAGCTTTCCGTCAACATTCAGAATCCTTCAGCGTCGGCACCGAGAACACCCCGGGCAAACTCCGGAGACCTAAGAAGGTCAGTCCCGGCTCAGTGAAGAAGAAGCCCCTCTTCAGACAGAACTCCAACCCTGACAGCTCCAAGCCGGCCTCATCCAGCAGCACGCCAGAAATTACGCAGCGCGCAAAGCCTCGGACTGCTAGCCCTCTCCTGACTCAGGAGGATCCGGAGGTGGGCTCTGCGATCCCGAGCCCTGGAGGCACTCTCAGAAGAGCCAGGAAGAGCCGTGTTGAAACGCCGCCCCCTCTCCTAGAGGAAACCAATCAAACCTGCCAGCAGGAGAGCAAAGGAGCGCCTGCGTTGCCCTTGTGCCAAGAGGAAGCCCCTCCTGCAGAGAGTGTGACAGACAAAGACAACTCTCCAATCCCACCCAGTGCCTCATACAAATGGGATCCCGACAACTTTGAGAACATCGACCCCTTCAGCACTGGAGGTAGTAAGATTGCCAACTCTCCTGTTCTGGGTCGTAAAGGTCCTATCTGCGGCCCCGCGTCCAGTCCTCCTCGGAGTCCCCCTGTCCCCGCCGCAGAACCACCTCACCACACGGCCATCGCACCCCTGGAAGAGCTGACCGCCAACCCCGAGGAGCAACCCATCTTACCCAAGCGTCAGCCAGTAAGGCTGGAGTTTGACTACTCCGAGGAAGGCTGCGAGGCGTCACAGCAGGCCGCTCCTCCGCTGAAGAAAGCGGGCAAGAAGCCCGCCAAGATGCTAGCGAGGAAACCAAAGCTGGGGCTGAAGAAAGCGACGCCGCCAcaggtggagcagctggacAACAACCCCGCCGCCACGCACAACGGGTCGGACGAAATCCCCATCCCCAAAGTGTCGTACAACATCGAGCCCGACAAGTGGGACGATCCGAACTTCAATCCGTTTTCTTcaaagaaaagcatctccaaCTCCCCCAAGTTATCCCGGCCGTCGTACACCTTTGACCCGAACGAGGCCGACGAGTCCGCGGACCCTTTTAAATCCTCCAACAAAATGGCCTGCTCGCCTCCCAGGGCGCCTGCCGCCTTCGAAATGTCGCCCAATGACTATGAGAACGACAACGACAACGTCGGGGAACTGGAGGACCAAAACCAGAACAAGCCAGCTAAGAAGAAGAAAGCCCCCTTAAAGTC taATACTTTCAGAGTGAAGAGATCGCCAAAGAAATCCCCACTGTCTGACACATCCcag GACCCCACATCCGCAGATGAATCTCCGTCCCTTCATCAGCAGGATGACCACGCCACCGACGAGGAGAAGCTGGCCTCCTCCACCGGTCATAAGTGGGCGGCCCGCCACGGCATGGaccaggatttgaacccggaCCACCAAGACATCCCGCAGCCCTGCGACGTTACGACTTTCGTAAATGAGAACAGTCTCCCTCAGGAGAATCCAG TCCAGGACTATGAAATCGAGTACATGGAGAAGATTGGCTCTTCCTCCCCT CCGCTGTCTCTCAAAAAGCCATCTCTATACTTGAACTTGGACTCGGTATCTGAGAACTTGACCAAAACTACATGTGGACATGGATCTGAACCCAGCTCCCCCTGCACGGG GAGCTTTGAGGAAATGGAGGCCCAGATATCCGCTGGCATGAAGACGCCAGTGCTGAGCCCGCGGCCCGGTCCCGAAGGCTCTGCCGGGGATAAGGGCAGGAAGCGAGAGTCCGAAGCgctcagccggacacagagcatAGAGATGGAAGAGCAG CCCTATAGCCAGGGCCCCGTGGAGGCCCCCGCTCCtgccccggccccggccccggCCATGCCCCCGTTGTTAGACAGGCTGTCTGAGAGCGAGGACCCCCTGCGGTACCTGGAGCCTGACCTGGCTGAGACCAACCCAACCGCGTTCGCCCAAAAGCTACAG GAGGAGCTGGTGCTTGCTGCCCTGAGGCTAGAGGCTCTGCAAGTAGCCCAAAGCATCTCCCAGTGCCCCTCCCTCTCCACTGTAACCCCCCAG CGGCGGGACATGCTGTCGTCTGCGGAGAGCTCCATACCCAAGAGCTCGCTCTACGCCAAGACGACCAGCGGCAGCAGTGGCTACAACGACGGCGAGAGTCCTCATCTGCCGAGAGATCTGGACCAGTCGCTGGATATCGCGCGAGAGGAG ATTGTGTCAAAGGAGAAAGAAGTCCTGGAGTGGCAGAGGAAGTATGAGGACAGTCGACAGGAAGTGGTGGAGATGAG GAGGATTGTTGCTGAATATGAGAAGACTATTGCTCAGATGATAG GCATGCCAG AGGACGACCAGAAGGAGAAGTCTCTGTCCCACCACACCATCCAGCAGCTGATCATCGAGAAGGACCAGGCCTTGGCCGACCTCAACTCTGTGGAGAAGTCCCTGGCTGACCTCTTCCGTCGCTATGAGAAGATGAAAGATGTGCTGGACGGCTTCCGCAAG AATGAAGAAGTCCTAAAGAAATGTGCTCAGGAGTATCTGTCCAGAGTCCGCAAGGAAGAGCAGCGATACCAGGCGTTGAAGATCCACGCTGAAGAGAAACTTGACAA GGCCAATGCAGAGATAGCACAGGTCCGAGTGAAGGCCAAGCAGGAGCAGGCTGCCCACCAAGCCAGTCTGAGGAAGGAGCAGATGAAGGTGGACTCTTTGGAGCGCACTTTGGAACAAAAG AACAAGGAGATCGAGGAGTTGACGAAGATCTGCGACGAGCTGATCGCCAAAATGGGGAAGAGTTAG
- the tacc2 gene encoding transforming acidic coiled-coil-containing protein 2 isoform X15: MAVTTWQALSPLQWARWGWDTLLGGAGDRDSPGSDPALGLLQRLSWGSRHDNMIRAAGEAARQRSSDSDGAFETPESTTPVKAASPAEPQRELLESDDKGVNDPEGDLTSDAAAANSPCRSPSIVFDENKPIAASGTYNFDFFAAEPTSHTLTRSLSLQGGELNSPGLLEGAAPEAFRQHSESFSVGTENTPGKLRRPKKVSPGSVKKKPLFRQNSNPDSSKPASSSSTPEITQRAKPRTASPLLTQEDPEVGSAIPSPGGTLRRARKSRVETPPPLLEETNQTCQQESKGAPALPLCQEEAPPAESVTDKDNSPIPPSASYKWDPDNFENIDPFSTGGSKIANSPVLGRKGPICGPASSPPRSPPVPAAEPPHHTAIAPLEELTANPEEQPILPKRQPVRLEFDYSEEGCEASQQAAPPLKKAGKKPAKMLARKPKLGLKKATPPQVEQLDNNPAATHNGSDEIPIPKVSYNIEPDKWDDPNFNPFSSKKSISNSPKLSRPSYTFDPNEADESADPFKSSNKMACSPPRAPAAFEMSPNDYENDNDNVGELEDQNQNKPAKKKKAPLKSNTFRVKRSPKKSPLSDTSQDPTSADESPSLHQQDDHATDEEKLASSTGHKWAARHGMDQDLNPDHQDIPQPCDVTTFVNENSLPQENPVQDYEIEYMEKIGSSSPPLSLKKPSLYLNLDSVSENLTKTTCGHGSEPSSPCTGSFEEMEAQISAGMKTPVLSPRPGPEGSAGDKGRKRESEALSRTQSIEMEEQPYSQGPVEAPAPAPAPAPAMPPLLDRLSESEDPLRYLEPDLAETNPTAFAQKLQEELVLAALRLEALQVAQSISQCPSLSTVTPQRRDMLSSAESSIPKSSLYAKTTSGSSGYNDGESPHLPRDLDQSLDIAREEIVSKEKEVLEWQRKYEDSRQEVVEMRRIVAEYEKTIAQMIEDDQKEKSLSHHTIQQLIIEKDQALADLNSVEKSLADLFRRYEKMKDVLDGFRKNEEVLKKCAQEYLSRVRKEEQRYQALKIHAEEKLDKANAEIAQVRVKAKQEQAAHQASLRKEQMKVDSLERTLEQKNKEIEELTKICDELIAKMGKS; the protein is encoded by the exons ATGGCAGTGACTACGTGGCAGGCTCTGTCTCCTCTGCAGTGGGCCCGGTGGGGCTGGGACACGCTCCTGGGAGGGGCAGGAGACAGGGACAGCCCGGGTTCTGATCCAGCTCTGGGGCTGCTGCAGCGTCTCTCCTGGGGTTCTCGCCATGACAACATGATAAGGGCTGCTGGGGAGGCAGCCAGACAGAG GAGCTCGGACTCTGACGGTGCTTTTGAAACTCCTGAATCTACAACTCCGGTGAAGGCTGCTTCTCCCGCTGAGCCCCAAAGAGAGCTGCTGGAATCTGACGACAAAG GTGTCAACGACCCAGAAGGGGATCTCACTTCAGACGCCGCTGCGGCCAATTCCCCCTGTCGCTCCCCGTCTATCGTCTTTGATGAGAACAAACCCATCGCTGCGAGTGGGACATACAACTTTGACTTTTTCGCCGCAGAGCCGACGAGTCACACCCTGACCCGCTCTCTCAGCCTCCAGGGGGGGGAGCTCAATAGCCCCGGTCTGCTGGAGGGCGCGGCCCCAGAAGCTTTCCGTCAACATTCAGAATCCTTCAGCGTCGGCACCGAGAACACCCCGGGCAAACTCCGGAGACCTAAGAAGGTCAGTCCCGGCTCAGTGAAGAAGAAGCCCCTCTTCAGACAGAACTCCAACCCTGACAGCTCCAAGCCGGCCTCATCCAGCAGCACGCCAGAAATTACGCAGCGCGCAAAGCCTCGGACTGCTAGCCCTCTCCTGACTCAGGAGGATCCGGAGGTGGGCTCTGCGATCCCGAGCCCTGGAGGCACTCTCAGAAGAGCCAGGAAGAGCCGTGTTGAAACGCCGCCCCCTCTCCTAGAGGAAACCAATCAAACCTGCCAGCAGGAGAGCAAAGGAGCGCCTGCGTTGCCCTTGTGCCAAGAGGAAGCCCCTCCTGCAGAGAGTGTGACAGACAAAGACAACTCTCCAATCCCACCCAGTGCCTCATACAAATGGGATCCCGACAACTTTGAGAACATCGACCCCTTCAGCACTGGAGGTAGTAAGATTGCCAACTCTCCTGTTCTGGGTCGTAAAGGTCCTATCTGCGGCCCCGCGTCCAGTCCTCCTCGGAGTCCCCCTGTCCCCGCCGCAGAACCACCTCACCACACGGCCATCGCACCCCTGGAAGAGCTGACCGCCAACCCCGAGGAGCAACCCATCTTACCCAAGCGTCAGCCAGTAAGGCTGGAGTTTGACTACTCCGAGGAAGGCTGCGAGGCGTCACAGCAGGCCGCTCCTCCGCTGAAGAAAGCGGGCAAGAAGCCCGCCAAGATGCTAGCGAGGAAACCAAAGCTGGGGCTGAAGAAAGCGACGCCGCCAcaggtggagcagctggacAACAACCCCGCCGCCACGCACAACGGGTCGGACGAAATCCCCATCCCCAAAGTGTCGTACAACATCGAGCCCGACAAGTGGGACGATCCGAACTTCAATCCGTTTTCTTcaaagaaaagcatctccaaCTCCCCCAAGTTATCCCGGCCGTCGTACACCTTTGACCCGAACGAGGCCGACGAGTCCGCGGACCCTTTTAAATCCTCCAACAAAATGGCCTGCTCGCCTCCCAGGGCGCCTGCCGCCTTCGAAATGTCGCCCAATGACTATGAGAACGACAACGACAACGTCGGGGAACTGGAGGACCAAAACCAGAACAAGCCAGCTAAGAAGAAGAAAGCCCCCTTAAAGTC taATACTTTCAGAGTGAAGAGATCGCCAAAGAAATCCCCACTGTCTGACACATCCcag GACCCCACATCCGCAGATGAATCTCCGTCCCTTCATCAGCAGGATGACCACGCCACCGACGAGGAGAAGCTGGCCTCCTCCACCGGTCATAAGTGGGCGGCCCGCCACGGCATGGaccaggatttgaacccggaCCACCAAGACATCCCGCAGCCCTGCGACGTTACGACTTTCGTAAATGAGAACAGTCTCCCTCAGGAGAATCCAG TCCAGGACTATGAAATCGAGTACATGGAGAAGATTGGCTCTTCCTCCCCT CCGCTGTCTCTCAAAAAGCCATCTCTATACTTGAACTTGGACTCGGTATCTGAGAACTTGACCAAAACTACATGTGGACATGGATCTGAACCCAGCTCCCCCTGCACGGG GAGCTTTGAGGAAATGGAGGCCCAGATATCCGCTGGCATGAAGACGCCAGTGCTGAGCCCGCGGCCCGGTCCCGAAGGCTCTGCCGGGGATAAGGGCAGGAAGCGAGAGTCCGAAGCgctcagccggacacagagcatAGAGATGGAAGAGCAG CCCTATAGCCAGGGCCCCGTGGAGGCCCCCGCTCCtgccccggccccggccccggCCATGCCCCCGTTGTTAGACAGGCTGTCTGAGAGCGAGGACCCCCTGCGGTACCTGGAGCCTGACCTGGCTGAGACCAACCCAACCGCGTTCGCCCAAAAGCTACAG GAGGAGCTGGTGCTTGCTGCCCTGAGGCTAGAGGCTCTGCAAGTAGCCCAAAGCATCTCCCAGTGCCCCTCCCTCTCCACTGTAACCCCCCAG CGGCGGGACATGCTGTCGTCTGCGGAGAGCTCCATACCCAAGAGCTCGCTCTACGCCAAGACGACCAGCGGCAGCAGTGGCTACAACGACGGCGAGAGTCCTCATCTGCCGAGAGATCTGGACCAGTCGCTGGATATCGCGCGAGAGGAG ATTGTGTCAAAGGAGAAAGAAGTCCTGGAGTGGCAGAGGAAGTATGAGGACAGTCGACAGGAAGTGGTGGAGATGAG GAGGATTGTTGCTGAATATGAGAAGACTATTGCTCAGATGATAG AGGACGACCAGAAGGAGAAGTCTCTGTCCCACCACACCATCCAGCAGCTGATCATCGAGAAGGACCAGGCCTTGGCCGACCTCAACTCTGTGGAGAAGTCCCTGGCTGACCTCTTCCGTCGCTATGAGAAGATGAAAGATGTGCTGGACGGCTTCCGCAAG AATGAAGAAGTCCTAAAGAAATGTGCTCAGGAGTATCTGTCCAGAGTCCGCAAGGAAGAGCAGCGATACCAGGCGTTGAAGATCCACGCTGAAGAGAAACTTGACAA GGCCAATGCAGAGATAGCACAGGTCCGAGTGAAGGCCAAGCAGGAGCAGGCTGCCCACCAAGCCAGTCTGAGGAAGGAGCAGATGAAGGTGGACTCTTTGGAGCGCACTTTGGAACAAAAG AACAAGGAGATCGAGGAGTTGACGAAGATCTGCGACGAGCTGATCGCCAAAATGGGGAAGAGTTAG
- the ly6pge gene encoding lymphocyte antigen 6 family member pge — protein sequence MRTIHCSLLLLLSVVLLPTYSEALKCYTCMGSNNDDCNLQGSKSCPSYSDACAVVVGLDSGVMKSCSYKSFCSQAGSQGYRAPGVRVHCCYSDDCNVKSFASPLPGLSCWLLGLLLLLH from the exons ATGAGGACCATCCACTGCTCtctgctgttgctgctttctGTGGTGCTGCTGCCAACCTACA GCGAGGCTTTGAAGTGCTACACCTGTATGGGCTCCAACAACGACGACTGCAACCTGCAAGGCTCCAAATCTTGCCCCAGCTACTCTGATGCCTGCGCGGTGGTGGTGGGTCTTGACA GCGGCGTGATGAAGTCGTGTTCCTACAAGTCTTTCTGCAGCCAGGCCGGCAGCCAGGGCTACAGAGCTCCAGGAGTTCGAGTTCACTGCTGCTACAGTGACGACTGCAACGTGAAGAGCTTCGCCTCGCCGCTGCCGGGACTCAGCTGTTGGCTGCTGGGTCTTCTGCTGCTCTTGCACTGA
- the tacc2 gene encoding transforming acidic coiled-coil-containing protein 2 isoform X14 yields the protein MGANESMEQGQMRCPSQEHMSSDSDGAFETPESTTPVKAASPAEPQRELLESDDKGVNDPEGDLTSDAAAANSPCRSPSIVFDENKPIAASGTYNFDFFAAEPTSHTLTRSLSLQGGELNSPGLLEGAAPEAFRQHSESFSVGTENTPGKLRRPKKVSPGSVKKKPLFRQNSNPDSSKPASSSSTPEITQRAKPRTASPLLTQEDPEVGSAIPSPGGTLRRARKSRVETPPPLLEETNQTCQQESKGAPALPLCQEEAPPAESVTDKDNSPIPPSASYKWDPDNFENIDPFSTGGSKIANSPVLGRKGPICGPASSPPRSPPVPAAEPPHHTAIAPLEELTANPEEQPILPKRQPVRLEFDYSEEGCEASQQAAPPLKKAGKKPAKMLARKPKLGLKKATPPQVEQLDNNPAATHNGSDEIPIPKVSYNIEPDKWDDPNFNPFSSKKSISNSPKLSRPSYTFDPNEADESADPFKSSNKMACSPPRAPAAFEMSPNDYENDNDNVGELEDQNQNKPAKKKKAPLKSNTFRVKRSPKKSPLSDTSQDPTSADESPSLHQQDDHATDEEKLASSTGHKWAARHGMDQDLNPDHQDIPQPCDVTTFVNENSLPQENPVQDYEIEYMEKIGSSSPPLSLKKPSLYLNLDSVSENLTKTTCGHGSEPSSPCTGSFEEMEAQISAGMKTPVLSPRPGPEGSAGDKGRKRESEALSRTQSIEMEEQPYSQGPVEAPAPAPAPAPAMPPLLDRLSESEDPLRYLEPDLAETNPTAFAQKLQEELVLAALRLEALQVAQSISQCPSLSTVTPQRRDMLSSAESSIPKSSLYAKTTSGSSGYNDGESPHLPRDLDQSLDIAREEIVSKEKEVLEWQRKYEDSRQEVVEMRRIVAEYEKTIAQMIGMPEDDQKEKSLSHHTIQQLIIEKDQALADLNSVEKSLADLFRRYEKMKDVLDGFRKNEEVLKKCAQEYLSRVRKEEQRYQALKIHAEEKLDKANAEIAQVRVKAKQEQAAHQASLRKEQMKVDSLERTLEQKNKEIEELTKICDELIAKMGKS from the exons GAGCTCGGACTCTGACGGTGCTTTTGAAACTCCTGAATCTACAACTCCGGTGAAGGCTGCTTCTCCCGCTGAGCCCCAAAGAGAGCTGCTGGAATCTGACGACAAAG GTGTCAACGACCCAGAAGGGGATCTCACTTCAGACGCCGCTGCGGCCAATTCCCCCTGTCGCTCCCCGTCTATCGTCTTTGATGAGAACAAACCCATCGCTGCGAGTGGGACATACAACTTTGACTTTTTCGCCGCAGAGCCGACGAGTCACACCCTGACCCGCTCTCTCAGCCTCCAGGGGGGGGAGCTCAATAGCCCCGGTCTGCTGGAGGGCGCGGCCCCAGAAGCTTTCCGTCAACATTCAGAATCCTTCAGCGTCGGCACCGAGAACACCCCGGGCAAACTCCGGAGACCTAAGAAGGTCAGTCCCGGCTCAGTGAAGAAGAAGCCCCTCTTCAGACAGAACTCCAACCCTGACAGCTCCAAGCCGGCCTCATCCAGCAGCACGCCAGAAATTACGCAGCGCGCAAAGCCTCGGACTGCTAGCCCTCTCCTGACTCAGGAGGATCCGGAGGTGGGCTCTGCGATCCCGAGCCCTGGAGGCACTCTCAGAAGAGCCAGGAAGAGCCGTGTTGAAACGCCGCCCCCTCTCCTAGAGGAAACCAATCAAACCTGCCAGCAGGAGAGCAAAGGAGCGCCTGCGTTGCCCTTGTGCCAAGAGGAAGCCCCTCCTGCAGAGAGTGTGACAGACAAAGACAACTCTCCAATCCCACCCAGTGCCTCATACAAATGGGATCCCGACAACTTTGAGAACATCGACCCCTTCAGCACTGGAGGTAGTAAGATTGCCAACTCTCCTGTTCTGGGTCGTAAAGGTCCTATCTGCGGCCCCGCGTCCAGTCCTCCTCGGAGTCCCCCTGTCCCCGCCGCAGAACCACCTCACCACACGGCCATCGCACCCCTGGAAGAGCTGACCGCCAACCCCGAGGAGCAACCCATCTTACCCAAGCGTCAGCCAGTAAGGCTGGAGTTTGACTACTCCGAGGAAGGCTGCGAGGCGTCACAGCAGGCCGCTCCTCCGCTGAAGAAAGCGGGCAAGAAGCCCGCCAAGATGCTAGCGAGGAAACCAAAGCTGGGGCTGAAGAAAGCGACGCCGCCAcaggtggagcagctggacAACAACCCCGCCGCCACGCACAACGGGTCGGACGAAATCCCCATCCCCAAAGTGTCGTACAACATCGAGCCCGACAAGTGGGACGATCCGAACTTCAATCCGTTTTCTTcaaagaaaagcatctccaaCTCCCCCAAGTTATCCCGGCCGTCGTACACCTTTGACCCGAACGAGGCCGACGAGTCCGCGGACCCTTTTAAATCCTCCAACAAAATGGCCTGCTCGCCTCCCAGGGCGCCTGCCGCCTTCGAAATGTCGCCCAATGACTATGAGAACGACAACGACAACGTCGGGGAACTGGAGGACCAAAACCAGAACAAGCCAGCTAAGAAGAAGAAAGCCCCCTTAAAGTC taATACTTTCAGAGTGAAGAGATCGCCAAAGAAATCCCCACTGTCTGACACATCCcag GACCCCACATCCGCAGATGAATCTCCGTCCCTTCATCAGCAGGATGACCACGCCACCGACGAGGAGAAGCTGGCCTCCTCCACCGGTCATAAGTGGGCGGCCCGCCACGGCATGGaccaggatttgaacccggaCCACCAAGACATCCCGCAGCCCTGCGACGTTACGACTTTCGTAAATGAGAACAGTCTCCCTCAGGAGAATCCAG TCCAGGACTATGAAATCGAGTACATGGAGAAGATTGGCTCTTCCTCCCCT CCGCTGTCTCTCAAAAAGCCATCTCTATACTTGAACTTGGACTCGGTATCTGAGAACTTGACCAAAACTACATGTGGACATGGATCTGAACCCAGCTCCCCCTGCACGGG GAGCTTTGAGGAAATGGAGGCCCAGATATCCGCTGGCATGAAGACGCCAGTGCTGAGCCCGCGGCCCGGTCCCGAAGGCTCTGCCGGGGATAAGGGCAGGAAGCGAGAGTCCGAAGCgctcagccggacacagagcatAGAGATGGAAGAGCAG CCCTATAGCCAGGGCCCCGTGGAGGCCCCCGCTCCtgccccggccccggccccggCCATGCCCCCGTTGTTAGACAGGCTGTCTGAGAGCGAGGACCCCCTGCGGTACCTGGAGCCTGACCTGGCTGAGACCAACCCAACCGCGTTCGCCCAAAAGCTACAG GAGGAGCTGGTGCTTGCTGCCCTGAGGCTAGAGGCTCTGCAAGTAGCCCAAAGCATCTCCCAGTGCCCCTCCCTCTCCACTGTAACCCCCCAG CGGCGGGACATGCTGTCGTCTGCGGAGAGCTCCATACCCAAGAGCTCGCTCTACGCCAAGACGACCAGCGGCAGCAGTGGCTACAACGACGGCGAGAGTCCTCATCTGCCGAGAGATCTGGACCAGTCGCTGGATATCGCGCGAGAGGAG ATTGTGTCAAAGGAGAAAGAAGTCCTGGAGTGGCAGAGGAAGTATGAGGACAGTCGACAGGAAGTGGTGGAGATGAG GAGGATTGTTGCTGAATATGAGAAGACTATTGCTCAGATGATAG GCATGCCAG AGGACGACCAGAAGGAGAAGTCTCTGTCCCACCACACCATCCAGCAGCTGATCATCGAGAAGGACCAGGCCTTGGCCGACCTCAACTCTGTGGAGAAGTCCCTGGCTGACCTCTTCCGTCGCTATGAGAAGATGAAAGATGTGCTGGACGGCTTCCGCAAG AATGAAGAAGTCCTAAAGAAATGTGCTCAGGAGTATCTGTCCAGAGTCCGCAAGGAAGAGCAGCGATACCAGGCGTTGAAGATCCACGCTGAAGAGAAACTTGACAA GGCCAATGCAGAGATAGCACAGGTCCGAGTGAAGGCCAAGCAGGAGCAGGCTGCCCACCAAGCCAGTCTGAGGAAGGAGCAGATGAAGGTGGACTCTTTGGAGCGCACTTTGGAACAAAAG AACAAGGAGATCGAGGAGTTGACGAAGATCTGCGACGAGCTGATCGCCAAAATGGGGAAGAGTTAG